The Armatimonadota bacterium genome contains a region encoding:
- a CDS encoding 3-keto-5-aminohexanoate cleavage protein produces MNSLAVAMGGGVRVGLEDSVWYDVARTSPARNQERDRLPWSDVDRSYRAGYTQMLGLRVL; encoded by the coding sequence ATGAACTCGCTCGCTGTAGCGATGGGCGGTGGTGTAAGAGTCGGCCTAGAGGATAGCGTATGGTACGACGTTGCTCGGACGAGCCCCGCGCGCAACCAGGAACGTGATCGCCTTCCTTGGAGTGACGTTGACCGCTCATACAGGGCGGGCTATACTCAGATGCTGGGGTTGCGCGTGTTGTGA
- a CDS encoding glycosyltransferase family 4 protein: MDGLLIATPFPPARGGIQNYLLGLYSNLPEHRFCVLSPRQPGCRDFDAVHSRLAIRRPRRMPRIRGARSVGIFIEAMRVVACDRVRHIHCGVVLPDGRVGYLLRRITGRPYLVYAYGMELYGSPAYESLITSILRGAGTVVAISRFTRSRLLDLGVDAARIELIPPGVDADFYVAGERDNDIRSKLGLQGKKVILSVGRQVERKGSDTVIRSLPEVLKIVPNAHYVIAGDGDYLSRLRDLTRELSLERCVTFALSPTDFEMPGLYAMCDVFAMVSRTLPGNDCEGFGIVFLEAGACGRPVIGGDSGGIPDAVVDGETGFLVDSTDVGAVGRAIVRLLADDGLARRMGEAGRRRVLRGFTIQSQAAHLSRVIRGQS, translated from the coding sequence TTGGATGGGCTCCTGATCGCAACTCCGTTTCCACCGGCGAGAGGTGGCATTCAGAACTACCTTCTCGGTCTGTACTCGAATCTGCCGGAGCATAGATTCTGCGTCCTCAGCCCCCGCCAACCCGGCTGCAGGGATTTCGACGCGGTTCATAGCCGTTTGGCGATCAGGCGCCCCCGCCGCATGCCGCGGATACGCGGGGCGAGAAGCGTCGGCATCTTCATCGAAGCGATGCGGGTCGTGGCTTGCGATAGGGTTCGACACATCCACTGCGGTGTTGTGTTGCCTGACGGTCGCGTCGGGTATCTGCTGCGGAGGATCACAGGTCGTCCCTATCTGGTCTACGCATACGGCATGGAACTGTATGGCTCTCCCGCGTATGAATCCCTCATCACAAGTATTCTGCGCGGCGCCGGCACGGTGGTGGCCATTAGCCGCTTCACCCGCAGTCGGCTGCTCGATCTGGGGGTGGACGCCGCTCGGATTGAGTTGATACCGCCTGGCGTAGACGCAGATTTCTATGTCGCTGGAGAGAGGGACAATGACATCAGATCGAAGCTCGGCCTGCAGGGCAAGAAGGTGATTCTGAGCGTCGGACGACAGGTCGAGAGAAAGGGCAGCGACACGGTCATCAGGTCGCTGCCGGAGGTTCTGAAGATAGTTCCGAATGCACATTACGTTATCGCGGGCGACGGTGATTATCTGTCGCGGTTGCGCGACCTGACCCGCGAGCTCTCACTGGAGCGATGCGTGACCTTCGCGCTGTCCCCCACGGATTTCGAGATGCCGGGACTCTATGCCATGTGCGATGTGTTCGCGATGGTTAGCCGCACGCTCCCCGGCAACGATTGCGAGGGCTTCGGGATAGTATTCTTGGAGGCTGGAGCCTGCGGGCGGCCCGTTATCGGCGGGGATTCCGGCGGCATCCCGGACGCCGTCGTGGATGGAGAGACCGGGTTTCTCGTGGATTCTACGGATGTGGGCGCGGTAGGCAGAGCTATCGTCCGTCTTCTCGCGGATGACGGGTTGGCACGCCGCATGGGAGAGGCCGGAAGGCGGCGTGTGCTGCGCGGGTTCACCATTCAGTCACAGGCGGCACACCTGTCGCGAGTGATACGGGGACAATCCTGA
- a CDS encoding acyltransferase, translating into MRTVMRLLRRWVISPVASRVILGWVLLRSVAFGPPRVLMYNSHINVAILRWFGATVGKGVRAHPPITLHACEDGYGNLFLGDGCNLNANVYLDLSGKIVLERGVGIGPGAIINTHNRFNYDEYLEERLSHQCGVGEVIVRECSSVKANALVIMGVTIGRHCVVAGGAVVNRDVPDYSFAVGVPAKVQDSLAPETLAERAGESSACEDRG; encoded by the coding sequence GTGCGGACAGTGATGAGGTTGCTTCGGCGATGGGTGATTAGCCCGGTCGCTAGCCGGGTGATTCTAGGCTGGGTTCTGCTCAGGTCGGTGGCCTTCGGGCCTCCCAGAGTCCTTATGTATAACAGCCACATCAACGTCGCGATCCTGCGTTGGTTCGGGGCGACCGTAGGGAAGGGGGTCCGCGCGCATCCTCCTATCACGCTCCACGCTTGCGAGGACGGGTATGGGAATCTGTTCCTGGGTGACGGATGTAATCTCAACGCGAATGTCTATCTTGACCTATCCGGAAAGATCGTTCTCGAACGGGGTGTCGGGATCGGCCCGGGGGCGATTATCAATACGCACAACCGGTTCAACTACGACGAATACTTGGAAGAACGTCTGTCTCATCAGTGCGGAGTCGGGGAGGTTATCGTCAGAGAGTGTTCGTCAGTCAAAGCGAACGCATTGGTTATCATGGGAGTCACGATCGGGAGGCACTGCGTAGTGGCAGGTGGTGCCGTCGTGAACCGCGATGTTCCGGACTACAGTTTCGCCGTCGGTGTGCCTGCAAAGGTGCAGGATAGCCTTGCGCCCGAGACTCTGGCTGAACGGGCCGGTGAGTCGTCCGCTTGCGAGGATCGGGGATGA